A genomic window from Streptomyces sp. MST-110588 includes:
- a CDS encoding HAMP domain-containing sensor histidine kinase: MNFRLRVPRGLRVRLVVAVLLAVAFGALLTAGLTFRQARSSTLERTQETAVADLRMQLDSLAPGMTFPPRTEDLRDLSRQLDRAGGSRAWRSSASYRGSTPVPASPGAPPVPEDLREAVQRTSQAAYQRFDRDGRPWLAVGMPVAYAAHRPGTAGKLSGLAVYAAFPLDDEQADISALVTAAQAGAVPALVLALVPALFAARSVLRPVRRLRGGAERITAGELGTRLDAQGHDELADLTRSFNTMAETLQKDDTELRRMEAGARRFAADVAHELRTPLAAMTVVTEVLDEDAAAGVLPEDTADAVRLVSDEIRALARMVEDLMEVSRFDAKAAPLHAEELDLRTLVAKTLQLRGWEGDARVTTDLPVPLPVRADPRRVDVILANLIGNALRHGLPPVTVTGRTAHDQVLITVTDHGPGIPEDVLPHVFERFYKAETARTRSEGSGLGLAIAYENAHLHGGTLTAANAPGGGAVFTLTLPLATAPQEPR; the protein is encoded by the coding sequence GTGAACTTCAGGCTCCGCGTCCCCAGGGGACTGCGGGTGCGGCTCGTCGTCGCCGTCCTCCTGGCCGTCGCCTTCGGCGCACTGCTCACCGCGGGCCTCACTTTCCGCCAGGCCCGCTCGTCCACCCTGGAGCGTACCCAGGAGACCGCCGTCGCCGATCTGCGCATGCAGCTCGACTCCCTCGCCCCCGGAATGACCTTCCCGCCCCGTACCGAGGACCTGCGCGACCTGTCCCGCCAGCTCGACCGGGCCGGGGGCTCCCGGGCCTGGCGCTCGTCCGCCTCGTACCGGGGCAGCACACCGGTGCCGGCCTCCCCCGGCGCGCCGCCGGTGCCCGAAGACCTCCGCGAAGCCGTCCAGCGAACGAGCCAGGCGGCATATCAGCGCTTCGACCGCGACGGCCGCCCCTGGCTGGCCGTCGGTATGCCCGTCGCCTACGCCGCCCACCGCCCCGGGACCGCGGGCAAGCTCTCCGGACTGGCCGTATACGCCGCCTTCCCTCTCGACGACGAGCAGGCCGATATCTCTGCCCTGGTCACCGCGGCCCAGGCCGGTGCGGTGCCGGCTCTCGTCCTCGCCCTCGTCCCCGCCCTGTTCGCGGCCCGCAGCGTCCTGCGCCCGGTGCGACGCCTGCGCGGCGGCGCGGAACGCATCACCGCCGGCGAACTCGGCACCCGCCTCGACGCCCAGGGCCATGACGAACTCGCCGACCTGACCCGCTCCTTCAACACGATGGCCGAAACCCTGCAGAAGGACGACACCGAACTGCGCCGGATGGAAGCAGGCGCGCGCCGCTTCGCCGCCGACGTCGCCCATGAACTGCGCACCCCCCTCGCGGCCATGACCGTCGTGACCGAGGTCCTCGACGAGGACGCCGCGGCCGGCGTCCTGCCCGAGGACACCGCCGACGCCGTCCGGCTGGTCAGCGACGAGATCCGCGCCCTCGCCCGCATGGTCGAGGACCTGATGGAGGTCTCCCGCTTCGACGCCAAGGCCGCCCCGCTGCACGCGGAGGAGCTGGACCTGCGCACCCTCGTGGCCAAGACCCTCCAGCTACGCGGCTGGGAGGGCGACGCACGCGTCACCACCGATCTCCCGGTCCCGCTTCCGGTACGCGCCGACCCCCGCCGCGTCGACGTCATCCTGGCCAACCTCATCGGCAACGCCCTGCGCCACGGACTCCCGCCCGTCACCGTCACCGGCCGCACCGCACACGACCAGGTCCTCATCACCGTCACCGACCACGGCCCCGGCATCCCCGAGGACGTCCTCCCGCACGTCTTCGAACGCTTCTACAAGGCCGAGACCGCCCGCACCCGCTCGGAAGGCAGCGGCCTGGGACTGGCCATCGCCTATGAGAACGCCCATCTGCACGGCGGCACCCTGACCGCGGCCAACGCCCCCGGCGGCGGCGCCGTCTTCACCCTCACCCTGCCCCTCGCCACCGCCCCGCAGGAACCGCGATGA
- a CDS encoding GerMN domain-containing protein encodes MTRLPAPPRRVPRRTATALSALTAFFAAAAAGCGIPSTDAVTAGPPASGIQQPGAETPSVLLYFAGPNGIRAVSRPVDRPPSPQQALELLLKGPSPAERGRGLTSQVPPMGGRLTATTADGAVDLLVPVTIASGALDVTAVSQLACTAAHADVPGGKPPTQVDIRIHENNLRSPKPWTVRCGPNGNVTLAPT; translated from the coding sequence ATGACACGCCTCCCGGCCCCGCCCCGGCGCGTCCCCCGCCGCACGGCGACCGCTCTCAGCGCCCTGACCGCCTTCTTCGCCGCCGCTGCCGCCGGATGCGGAATCCCCTCCACCGACGCCGTGACCGCCGGTCCTCCGGCCTCCGGCATCCAGCAGCCCGGTGCCGAAACGCCCTCCGTACTTCTCTACTTCGCCGGCCCCAACGGCATCCGCGCCGTCTCACGCCCCGTGGACCGGCCCCCAAGTCCCCAGCAGGCCCTCGAACTCCTCCTGAAGGGCCCCTCCCCCGCCGAACGCGGACGCGGCCTGACCAGCCAGGTACCGCCGATGGGCGGCCGACTCACCGCCACCACGGCCGACGGAGCCGTCGACCTCCTCGTCCCCGTGACCATCGCCAGCGGCGCGCTCGACGTCACCGCGGTCAGCCAGCTCGCCTGCACCGCCGCCCACGCCGACGTACCCGGTGGCAAGCCCCCCACACAGGTCGACATCCGCATCCACGAGAACAATCTCCGCTCCCCGAAACCGTGGACGGTGCGCTGCGGCCCCAACGGCAACGTCACACTGGCGCCCACCTGA
- a CDS encoding Scr1 family TA system antitoxin-like transcriptional regulator — translation MPPRAAPTARQQRLGAELRKMREHAGLNVGEAGQELGADRTRISNIEAGRVGVSAERVRALAAIYSCDDAAYVDALAAMAVERGTGWWAEYRGVLSTSALDIAELEHHARSLTVVQVVFIPGLLQTEEYARALFSRAVPELSATEIARRVSYRMRRKCVMERKEPTDCTFIIHECALRMLHADQEGQKRQLQRLLDVSEQDGVTLRVIPFSAGGFPGAHSSMTYATGPVRKLDTVSLDTPHGSMMLDAETHLENYRRITQRIMKVASDPRASQDFIRAIAKQL, via the coding sequence ATGCCGCCTCGCGCCGCTCCAACCGCGCGACAACAACGGCTCGGCGCCGAGCTGCGCAAGATGCGGGAGCACGCCGGGCTGAACGTCGGGGAGGCCGGGCAGGAACTCGGCGCCGATCGCACGCGGATCAGCAACATCGAGGCGGGGCGGGTGGGCGTCAGCGCGGAGCGAGTCCGGGCCCTGGCCGCTATCTACTCGTGTGATGACGCGGCGTACGTTGACGCTCTGGCAGCCATGGCAGTTGAGCGCGGCACCGGATGGTGGGCGGAGTACCGAGGGGTACTGTCCACGTCAGCCCTGGACATTGCCGAGCTGGAGCACCACGCCCGCAGCCTCACCGTGGTTCAGGTCGTGTTCATCCCTGGCCTGCTCCAGACCGAGGAGTACGCGCGAGCCCTGTTTTCACGGGCCGTCCCTGAGCTGAGCGCGACCGAGATTGCCCGACGAGTCTCTTACCGAATGCGCCGGAAATGCGTCATGGAGCGCAAAGAGCCGACAGACTGCACCTTCATAATCCACGAGTGCGCACTCAGGATGCTACATGCGGACCAAGAAGGCCAGAAACGACAGCTCCAACGACTTCTCGACGTTAGCGAGCAAGACGGGGTAACCCTGCGGGTCATCCCGTTTTCAGCAGGAGGCTTCCCGGGCGCACACAGCTCGATGACTTACGCGACGGGCCCAGTACGGAAACTGGATACAGTCTCATTGGACACGCCGCACGGCTCCATGATGCTGGACGCCGAGACCCACCTCGAAAATTACCGACGCATCACACAGCGCATCATGAAAGTCGCCAGCGACCCGAGAGCGTCGCAGGACTTCATTCGAGCAATCGCTAAACAACTGTGA
- a CDS encoding DUF397 domain-containing protein encodes MSSVNWQKSSFSSERDECIEIGLLDGALAIRESDDPNVILTTASAPLRALLASTQAGKFDLPIE; translated from the coding sequence ATGAGTAGCGTCAACTGGCAAAAGTCATCGTTCTCCAGCGAACGGGACGAGTGCATAGAAATTGGACTCCTCGATGGCGCACTCGCCATACGCGAGAGCGATGATCCGAACGTGATCCTCACGACCGCGTCCGCCCCCCTGCGCGCCCTGCTCGCCAGCACACAGGCCGGAAAATTCGATCTGCCGATCGAATAG
- a CDS encoding methyltransferase domain-containing protein — protein sequence MIPHLEPYKQRCTEELARCGAFPSGWLRLAFSIVPREVFTPDQVWWPEVGDDGLCPVLDLSEDPDAWARAVYDARHPLITQMDGSLTPASGPAAGRFSSSISAPAVVLGMLGHLALDGTHRVLEVGTGSGYNAALLCELVGSDLVDTVEIDGALAARARVALRAIGYHPQVHHDDGAHLPPQAGPYDRIIATASTTHVPYSWVERLDDGGAILVPRHTTTGPDGLLFLRDTRHGTVSGHFVDLVDFMPLRGQEPVTDAVAALRTSTWGEAKTTTIEADLDLSLDIGLGRDRDLGNDREHAGLFAVSMRRPDLRASRNDDGTWWLSSPDVSSWAAARQRADGTYRVKAYGPRDLVADLADAAAWWRGAGRPEVTRFGVTVDRCGETVWLDTPDNPVSAVTTLK from the coding sequence ATGATCCCGCACCTGGAGCCTTACAAGCAACGTTGCACCGAGGAACTCGCCAGGTGCGGCGCCTTTCCTAGTGGCTGGTTACGCCTCGCCTTTTCGATCGTCCCTCGTGAAGTTTTCACTCCCGATCAGGTGTGGTGGCCCGAGGTGGGGGACGACGGGCTGTGCCCCGTCCTCGACCTCAGCGAGGACCCAGACGCGTGGGCGCGCGCCGTGTACGACGCGCGGCACCCTCTCATCACGCAGATGGACGGCAGTCTCACCCCTGCGTCCGGTCCCGCTGCCGGCCGGTTCAGCTCCTCCATATCGGCCCCGGCCGTCGTTCTCGGCATGCTGGGACACCTCGCCCTCGACGGCACACACAGGGTGCTGGAGGTAGGCACGGGATCGGGGTACAACGCCGCGCTGTTGTGCGAGCTCGTCGGGTCCGACCTTGTCGACACCGTCGAGATCGACGGCGCTCTCGCGGCTCGTGCCCGTGTTGCCCTGCGGGCGATCGGCTACCACCCGCAGGTTCACCATGACGACGGCGCGCACCTCCCCCCGCAGGCCGGGCCGTACGACCGCATCATCGCCACGGCTTCCACCACGCACGTGCCGTACTCATGGGTGGAACGACTCGACGACGGGGGCGCGATCCTCGTCCCACGCCACACGACCACGGGCCCGGACGGGCTGCTGTTTCTGCGGGACACCAGGCACGGCACGGTGTCAGGTCACTTCGTCGATCTGGTTGATTTCATGCCCCTGCGAGGGCAAGAGCCGGTCACTGACGCTGTGGCTGCCCTGCGTACGTCGACATGGGGCGAGGCGAAGACGACCACGATCGAGGCTGACCTCGACCTCAGCCTCGACATTGGCCTCGGCCGCGACCGCGACCTCGGCAACGATCGCGAGCACGCCGGTCTGTTCGCCGTGTCCATGCGCCGCCCGGACCTCCGGGCGAGCAGGAACGACGACGGGACATGGTGGCTCTCGTCGCCAGACGTCTCATCATGGGCCGCCGCCCGGCAGCGAGCGGATGGCACGTACCGAGTGAAGGCGTACGGACCGCGTGACCTGGTGGCCGACCTCGCCGACGCCGCCGCATGGTGGCGCGGTGCCGGCCGGCCGGAGGTCACCCGGTTCGGCGTCACGGTCGACCGCTGCGGCGAAACCGTGTGGCTCGACACCCCCGACAACCCCGTCAGTGCCGTCACCACGCTCAAATGA
- a CDS encoding response regulator transcription factor, producing the protein MRIVVAEDLYLLREGMVRLIEAYGHQVVATAATGPETLDALLKWRPDTAVVDVRMPPTQSDEGLRAALAARRELPGLPVLILSQHVEQLYARELLADGAGGIGYLLKESVFEADQFIGALERVADGGTAMDPAVIAKLLSSGPSNRRLEGLTEREHSVLGLMAEGLSNQAIGRRLFLSESAISKYTTSMFNKLGITDDDNSNRRVLAVLTYLNRP; encoded by the coding sequence ATGCGAATCGTTGTAGCCGAAGACCTCTACCTCCTTCGTGAGGGGATGGTCCGCCTCATCGAGGCGTACGGACACCAGGTGGTGGCGACGGCGGCCACCGGGCCCGAGACGCTCGACGCGCTGCTGAAATGGCGGCCGGACACCGCCGTCGTCGACGTCCGCATGCCGCCGACCCAGTCGGACGAGGGCCTGCGGGCAGCCCTGGCCGCCCGCAGGGAACTGCCCGGACTGCCGGTGCTGATCCTGTCCCAGCACGTCGAGCAGTTGTACGCTCGCGAACTCCTGGCCGACGGCGCCGGGGGCATCGGCTACCTCCTCAAGGAGAGCGTGTTCGAGGCCGATCAGTTCATCGGCGCTCTGGAACGCGTCGCCGACGGCGGTACCGCCATGGATCCGGCCGTCATCGCCAAGCTGCTCTCCAGCGGGCCCTCCAACCGCCGACTGGAAGGGCTCACCGAACGCGAGCACTCCGTGCTCGGCCTCATGGCCGAGGGACTGTCCAATCAGGCCATCGGCCGACGCCTCTTCCTCAGCGAGAGCGCCATCAGCAAATACACCACCTCCATGTTCAACAAACTCGGCATCACCGACGACGACAACAGCAACCGCCGCGTCCTCGCCGTCCTCACCTACCTGAACAGGCCCTGA
- a CDS encoding histidine kinase, with amino-acid sequence MGRVSSWPARAGVGFLRACIVVVVTMLVPAVWAAAVALGIRWGPGNPWSWVAPFVLVCVGTLALSRPVCRMFRLLVVRWTATVVPAGYRKAGPVTRMSTGYWWNGFSYERTRRDALLDQRWRVRWRDPANWRDLRFTVIAPLTAGVAASVPPAGVAVAVLGLAQPALPLRLAGVFGLAVAIATAPYAWRCAEPVAVRFLGPSATMALADRVEELTAQRADTTVAQAAEIRRIERDLHDGAQARLVALGLSLATAEKLMETDPDRARTLMREARSGAATSLTELRELVQGINPPVLSERGLIDAVRALALDSPLEATVSADAQLHLDPPIESAVYFGIAELLTNAVKHAHATRARISIARDDTGIVVEVEDDGRGGAGLRAGGGLEGLCRRLAVFDGTVEITSPAGGPTRVEMMVPCESL; translated from the coding sequence GTGGGACGGGTGAGTTCCTGGCCGGCGCGCGCCGGCGTGGGGTTTCTACGGGCGTGCATCGTGGTGGTCGTCACCATGCTGGTCCCGGCCGTGTGGGCCGCGGCCGTGGCGCTGGGGATCCGGTGGGGACCGGGTAACCCGTGGTCGTGGGTGGCACCGTTCGTACTGGTGTGCGTGGGCACGCTCGCCCTGTCCCGCCCGGTCTGCCGGATGTTCCGCCTCCTGGTCGTACGGTGGACCGCCACCGTCGTTCCCGCCGGGTACCGGAAGGCCGGACCGGTGACGCGGATGTCCACCGGGTACTGGTGGAACGGCTTCTCCTACGAGCGCACCCGCCGGGACGCCCTGCTGGACCAAAGATGGCGGGTCCGGTGGCGTGACCCCGCCAACTGGCGCGACCTGCGGTTCACGGTGATCGCCCCGCTCACCGCGGGTGTGGCTGCCTCCGTTCCGCCGGCCGGGGTCGCGGTGGCGGTCTTGGGACTGGCCCAGCCGGCGCTGCCGCTGCGCCTCGCCGGGGTGTTCGGCCTGGCGGTGGCGATCGCCACCGCCCCGTACGCCTGGCGGTGCGCCGAGCCGGTGGCTGTCCGTTTCCTGGGTCCGTCGGCCACGATGGCGCTGGCGGACCGGGTGGAGGAGCTGACGGCCCAGCGCGCGGACACCACGGTCGCACAGGCCGCCGAGATCCGCCGGATCGAACGGGACCTGCACGACGGGGCGCAGGCCCGCCTGGTCGCCCTCGGGCTCTCTTTGGCGACCGCCGAGAAACTGATGGAAACCGACCCTGACCGGGCCAGGACGCTGATGCGGGAAGCGCGGAGCGGCGCCGCCACGTCACTGACCGAGCTGCGCGAACTGGTCCAGGGCATCAACCCGCCGGTGCTCAGCGAGCGCGGGCTCATCGACGCCGTACGCGCTCTCGCCCTGGACAGCCCGCTCGAAGCGACCGTCAGCGCCGACGCACAGCTACACCTGGACCCGCCGATCGAGTCCGCCGTGTACTTCGGCATCGCCGAGCTGCTGACCAACGCGGTCAAGCACGCCCACGCCACCCGGGCGCGGATCTCCATCGCCCGGGACGACACCGGCATCGTGGTGGAGGTCGAGGACGACGGCCGGGGCGGGGCCGGCCTGCGGGCCGGCGGTGGGCTTGAGGGCCTGTGCCGCCGCCTGGCGGTCTTCGACGGCACGGTGGAGATCACCAGTCCGGCAGGCGGTCCGACCCGCGTGGAGATGATGGTGCCATGCGAATCGTTGTAG
- a CDS encoding isochorismatase family cysteine hydrolase — protein sequence MNYTEEWVTARAREAYEYGRASFAIRPERSALLVIDMQDEFVRPQWSPYWVPAATRMAPRLRRLVETCRAAGVPVIWTIFDDTHLGWDRPRALRHLPHADTDWRRPGPAAVWEQMGYRADEVLIRKPSYGAFYDTPLDTVLRNLGRDTVLISGTLTNYCCGTTARQAYERGYHVVFGADVTATDDESRQEPELAVLRKGFARVLTADEITQEITQEIAQEISHENTHENTPRGHSRNR from the coding sequence ATGAACTACACCGAGGAGTGGGTGACCGCGCGGGCACGCGAGGCGTACGAGTACGGCCGGGCGTCCTTCGCGATCCGCCCCGAACGCTCGGCCCTGCTGGTCATCGACATGCAGGACGAATTCGTCCGCCCGCAGTGGAGCCCGTACTGGGTACCGGCGGCGACCCGGATGGCGCCACGGCTGCGCCGGCTGGTCGAGACGTGCCGGGCCGCCGGGGTCCCGGTCATCTGGACCATCTTCGACGACACCCACCTCGGATGGGACCGCCCCCGGGCCCTGCGCCACCTCCCGCACGCCGACACCGACTGGCGCCGGCCCGGTCCGGCCGCGGTGTGGGAGCAGATGGGTTACCGCGCCGACGAGGTCCTGATCCGCAAGCCCTCTTACGGCGCGTTCTACGACACCCCGCTCGACACGGTCCTGCGCAACCTCGGCCGCGACACGGTCCTCATCAGCGGGACACTCACCAACTACTGCTGCGGCACCACGGCCCGGCAGGCGTACGAGCGCGGCTATCACGTCGTCTTCGGGGCGGACGTCACGGCCACCGACGACGAGTCCCGCCAGGAACCGGAACTCGCCGTACTGCGCAAGGGCTTCGCCCGCGTCCTGACCGCCGACGAGATCACCCAAGAGATCACCCAAGAGATCGCCCAAGAGATCAGCCATGAGAACACCCACGAGAACACCCCGCGAGGTCACTCAAGAAATCGCTGA
- a CDS encoding PadR family transcriptional regulator encodes MLELAILGFLADGPLHGYQLRRRIADLSGHNRPVSDGSLYPAINRLVKAGLLDRWTEPGASGAQRHTLRLTPNGHAELLRRLRTPDELDISDGTRFFTVLAFLSLLPDAAERQAVLRRRLEFLEQRASFFYDGDRLLSAEDMDDPYRRGMLLIARATGRAERSWLRDMLRDTQD; translated from the coding sequence ATGCTGGAGCTCGCGATCCTGGGATTCCTGGCCGACGGGCCGCTACACGGCTACCAACTGCGCCGCCGCATCGCCGACTTGTCCGGACACAACCGGCCGGTCAGCGACGGCAGCCTCTATCCGGCCATCAACCGCCTGGTCAAGGCCGGGCTGTTGGACCGGTGGACCGAACCGGGCGCCTCGGGTGCCCAGCGGCACACCCTGCGCCTGACGCCCAACGGCCACGCCGAGCTGCTGCGCCGGCTCCGTACGCCCGACGAGCTGGACATCAGCGACGGCACCCGGTTCTTCACGGTGCTGGCCTTCCTCTCCCTGCTCCCCGATGCCGCCGAACGGCAGGCGGTGCTGCGCCGGCGGCTGGAGTTCCTGGAGCAGCGGGCGAGCTTCTTCTACGACGGCGACCGCCTGTTGAGCGCCGAGGACATGGACGACCCGTACCGCCGCGGCATGCTCCTGATCGCCCGTGCGACCGGCCGTGCGGAGCGCTCCTGGCTCAGGGACATGCTGAGGGACACGCAGGACTGA
- a CDS encoding alpha/beta hydrolase, with translation MVRRIDVIGTGDIRLAAWEFTDPPKSDRGGDGHGEHRPGVLLLHGLMGRASHWADTARWLGARHRPVALDQRGHGRSEKPPEGPYGREAYIADGIAAIEQLHMAPAALIGHSMGALTAWQLAARRPDLVSALVICDMRASALGAASQREWADWFRSWPVPFATLADVRRWFGEDDPTLERPRPARGEFFAEIMAERADGWRPVFSRRRMLTVRETWVHDAHWEELAQVRCPTLVVRGLDGELGRAEAQEMVRVLPRGAYAEIPDAGHWLPWEQPDAWRRAVEPFLHTAVPA, from the coding sequence ATGGTGCGACGGATCGACGTCATAGGGACCGGCGACATCCGGCTCGCGGCCTGGGAGTTCACCGACCCGCCGAAGAGCGACCGGGGCGGTGACGGTCATGGTGAGCACAGGCCGGGAGTGCTGCTGCTCCACGGCCTCATGGGGCGCGCGTCGCACTGGGCCGACACCGCCCGCTGGCTGGGCGCGCGGCACCGCCCGGTCGCCCTCGACCAGCGCGGACACGGCCGCAGCGAGAAGCCGCCGGAAGGCCCGTACGGCCGCGAGGCATACATCGCCGACGGCATCGCCGCCATCGAACAGCTCCATATGGCACCGGCCGCGCTCATCGGCCACTCCATGGGCGCACTGACCGCCTGGCAACTGGCCGCCCGCCGACCGGACCTGGTCAGTGCCCTGGTCATCTGCGACATGCGCGCCTCCGCCCTGGGCGCGGCCTCGCAGCGGGAGTGGGCGGACTGGTTCCGTTCCTGGCCGGTCCCCTTCGCCACGCTCGCCGACGTCCGCCGGTGGTTCGGGGAGGACGATCCGACCCTGGAACGCCCCAGGCCCGCCCGCGGCGAGTTCTTCGCCGAGATCATGGCGGAGCGCGCCGACGGCTGGCGCCCGGTCTTCTCGCGCCGTCGGATGCTCACCGTCCGCGAGACCTGGGTCCACGACGCCCACTGGGAGGAACTCGCCCAGGTCCGGTGCCCCACGCTCGTGGTGCGCGGCCTGGACGGTGAACTGGGGCGCGCCGAGGCCCAGGAGATGGTCCGGGTGCTGCCCCGGGGCGCCTACGCCGAGATCCCCGACGCGGGTCACTGGCTCCCTTGGGAGCAACCGGACGCCTGGCGCCGCGCGGTCGAGCCCTTCCTCCACACGGCCGTCCCCGCCTGA
- a CDS encoding metal-dependent transcriptional regulator, whose protein sequence is MSGLIDTTEMYLRTILELEEEGVVPMRARIAERLEQSGPTVSQTVARMERDGLLTVAGDRHLELTEEGRRLATRVMRKHRLAECLLVDVIGLEWEHVHAEACRWEHVMSEAVERRVVELLRHPTESPYGNPIPGLEELGEKAEPDPFLDDGMVSLMELDAGSDGKTVVVRRIGEPIQADAQLMYTLRRAGVQPGAVVSVTESPAGVLIGSSGEAAELQSEIASHVFVAKR, encoded by the coding sequence ATGTCCGGACTGATCGACACCACGGAGATGTATCTCCGCACCATCCTCGAACTGGAGGAGGAAGGTGTGGTGCCCATGCGCGCCCGGATCGCCGAGCGGCTGGAACAGAGCGGCCCGACGGTCAGCCAGACGGTGGCGCGCATGGAGCGCGACGGCCTGCTGACCGTCGCGGGCGACCGTCATCTGGAGCTGACGGAGGAAGGGCGGCGGCTGGCGACGCGCGTCATGCGCAAGCACCGCCTCGCCGAGTGCCTGCTGGTCGATGTGATCGGGCTGGAGTGGGAGCATGTGCACGCCGAGGCGTGCCGCTGGGAGCACGTGATGAGCGAGGCGGTCGAGCGGCGCGTGGTGGAGCTGCTGCGCCACCCGACGGAGTCGCCGTACGGCAATCCCATCCCGGGCCTGGAGGAGCTGGGTGAGAAGGCCGAGCCGGACCCGTTCCTCGACGACGGGATGGTGAGCCTGATGGAGCTGGACGCCGGCTCCGACGGCAAGACGGTCGTGGTGCGCAGGATCGGCGAGCCGATCCAGGCGGACGCCCAGCTCATGTACACGCTGCGGCGCGCCGGGGTGCAGCCGGGCGCGGTGGTGAGCGTGACGGAGTCGCCGGCCGGGGTGCTCATCGGCAGCAGCGGCGAGGCGGCCGAGCTCCAGTCGGAGATCGCCTCGCACGTCTTCGTGGCCAAGCGCTGA
- a CDS encoding SIS domain-containing protein, which yields MGGSDRLAGQYFDAAIDLLRQVRDEEDEHIVAAGALIADTVASGGRVFAFGAGHSSLPAQDTVYRAGGLAVLNLLSVPGVTGVDVRPATLGSALERVDGLAGAVLDTSPLERGDVLVIVSLSGRNSLPVEMAMNARALGIKVIGVTSVAYAEETRSRHVSGTHLKDHCDIVLDSKVPVGDAELTFPGVDGAFAPASTVVTSAIMQAVVATAAGALAERGIDPPLLRSGNVDGGHEWNGRVMSEYADRIFYRR from the coding sequence ATGGGCGGAAGCGACCGGCTGGCCGGGCAGTACTTCGATGCCGCGATCGACCTGCTGCGCCAGGTCCGCGACGAGGAGGACGAGCACATCGTCGCGGCCGGCGCGCTGATCGCCGACACCGTGGCCTCCGGGGGCCGCGTCTTCGCCTTCGGTGCCGGCCACTCCTCCCTCCCCGCCCAGGACACCGTCTACCGCGCCGGCGGCCTGGCCGTACTGAACCTGCTGTCCGTGCCGGGAGTGACCGGTGTGGACGTACGGCCCGCCACGCTCGGCAGCGCGCTCGAACGGGTGGACGGGCTGGCCGGGGCCGTGCTGGACACCAGTCCGCTGGAGCGCGGCGATGTGCTCGTGATCGTCTCCCTGTCCGGGCGCAACTCCCTGCCGGTGGAGATGGCCATGAACGCGCGGGCACTCGGTATCAAGGTGATCGGTGTGACCTCGGTGGCGTACGCCGAGGAGACCCGGTCACGGCACGTCTCCGGTACGCACCTGAAGGACCACTGCGACATCGTCCTGGACAGCAAGGTCCCGGTCGGGGACGCGGAGTTGACCTTCCCGGGCGTCGACGGAGCCTTCGCCCCCGCCTCCACGGTCGTCACCAGCGCGATCATGCAGGCCGTCGTGGCCACGGCCGCCGGCGCGCTCGCCGAACGCGGCATCGACCCGCCGCTGCTGCGCTCGGGGAACGTCGACGGCGGGCACGAGTGGAACGGCCGGGTGATGAGCGAGTACGCCGACCGGATCTTCTACCGGCGGTAG